A region of the Kribbella sp. NBC_01245 genome:
CGTCACCCGCCCCTCCTCGATCAGCCGCTCCAGCGCCGTGGGCTGATCGATCGGCACGATCCGCGCGATCGGCTTGCCGTGATCGGTGACGACGATGACGCGACCGGCCCGCACCTCGGCGAGATGCCGGCTCAGCCCGTCGCGCAACTCCCGGACACCGATGCTCATGGGGACTCCTTTGTGGCCACATCAGGAGTCCCCATTGTAGCCACAATCAGCTGGGCCTATGGCCAGATCGAGGTGACCCATTCGGGGTGGTCGATGAAGGGGTTGCGGTTGTGCTGGAAGGAGTCGTAGATGACCTGGTTGCGGCGCTTCTCGAAGGTGTCGGGCGGGTCGGCCGCGCTCCAGGCCTTCAGCACGGACAGCTTGCCGACCGCAGGGGCGCTGCCATTGCCGACGATGTTGTTGGGCTCCAGGTTCGGCCAGCCGTCACCGCCTTCGTAGCGAACGGCCATGTAGAGGATCATCCGGGCCACGTCGCCCTTGACGGCCGCACGCGGTTCGAAGGAGTCGGCGTCCGTCAGGCTGCCCGGCGCCTCCGCGACGGCGGATCCACCGAGGTCGAAGTCCTTGTTGCCGCGGACCGAGTTCACCGTGACGTCCTCGGGCCGAAGGTGGTGGATATCCGTGCCGGGCCCGGTCGCCGTACCGAAGTCGCCGTGGGATTGCGGCCAGACGTGCTCGCGGTTCCAGTCGTTCGCGTCGCCGCCGTTCGTGGTCTTGCTCTGCGAACGGCCGGAGTAGAGCAGGATCACGTTGTTCGTATTGCCCGGATCCTGGTCAGTGGACTTGAGCGCGTTCCAGACCTGGTCATAGCTGAGCTTGGTCTGGCTCGAGATGATCGTGTGCAGCGCGGCCTTCAACGCGGGCCCGGTCTTACCGGCGGCACCCGCGTAGTAGTCGTCCGTGCCGCCACCGCCCGATCCGCCACCAGTGAAGGCAGTCGGGTCCTTCATGCCGGGGTGCGTGAAGTACGCCGTCAGCGTGCCGGTCACGGTGATCTTCGTACCGAGGCGCGACGGATTGGTCTTCAGCCCGTACGACGCACGGAAGGCCGTCGGAATCTGGACGTAGAGCATCGCCGACGTACTGGTCTGGCCGGCGGAATCGGCCAGGGCCAGCGCGTAGTCGCTCGGGAAGTTGCTGCGGACAACGGTGTTCGTGGCCGTCGGTTGCCCGACCACGTAACCCTCGACGGTCGCAACGCCGCCGTTCTGCTGCTGGATCGCGGTGGCCACCGAGATCGTGGCGGTGGTCGCGGCCGATGCGGCGGGCGGGACCTGGAATGAGATCAGCGCCAGGATGACGGCGAAGGACGCGAACAGGCGTGGCGGACGGATCGTGGGCACGGCGGGCTCCCCGGGGGCGGTGGGATTCGTGCTTGGTCAGTGACTCACAGTTTGCCCATCGAACCGGGAACTGAATACCGCTAACACCCAGCATTCGCCAGAACTTCACATCGGGGGCGAACCTCAAGGGTGAACATTCACGTGAATTGAATCGGTGGGGCGGTATGAGCGCGACGGTCGATCGTTCGCGCTCATACCGCCCCACCTAGGTGCCTGAGCCCCCATCAATCGTCGACTATCGCCACCGATTGCTCGCCCAGCCACCAGTGAGGTGCCACTAGCGGGCAGCACCTCACCGCGTTGGTGAAGTAAGGATCAAGTCCTTCTCCGGTAGGCGTGGGCGGGACGCCGCTACGGACCGTACTCAGTCCACAACCGAATGTCCATGGTTACTCATCAGAAAGGTTTTTCAGCAACGGTTCTCAGCAGCTGATCGTGTCTGAATGACGGACACCGCTGCTGCGGAACTGGTTCACCCGGGCCACCGCCGCGGCCGGAGTCAGCGTCTCGTTCTTGGCGTAGTAGACCCAGTCCGCTGCCTGGACATAGGCGCTGGTGGCGCCGCTGTGACCCTCCAGGTCGATGAGCCAGTGGTTGTAGTTGAGCGTCATGTTGCGACGCGGGTAAACGCTACGGCCCTGGTCGTCCGTGGTGTGGTCCCCGACGAGGGTGCCGTCGATGTAGTACTTCACATGACCGTCCGCGACGGTGGTGACCAGGTAGTGCCAACCGTTGTGGCTCCACGGCATCCTGCTACTCGTCCGATAGCCCTCGAACGGATCCGCCTGGTAGGTGTTCCAGCTGGTGACGAAGTTGACCGGGCCGGTCTCACCCCAACCGCCGTTCGGCAGGTACTCGGAGAAGTCCAGCTCGCTGTACGTCGGCTCCCAGTCGTAGTCGAGCGGGGAGATCGCGTAGAAGGTCTGGTTGACGTGGTCGCCGTCCGCCCCGGTCGTCGGGGCATCGCTGAACTTGAACCGGGTCGCGTAGGTGCCTTCGCGGAAGCGCAACCGGTTCTGCTGGACCTGGGAGTGCGTGGTGCCGGCAGCCGTGCCGTTGGTCGACGCGCGCAGTTGCATCACCTTCTGGCCGTCGACCGTCGGGAAGGTGACGTTGCTCGCGGCCCAGGTGGCGCCACCGACGCCGGGACCACCCGCGTTCGTCCGGACGCTCCAGTCATGACCGGTGAAGGCCGGGTCCGTACGGGAGCTGTAGTTGAAGTCGTCGAACAAGGCGCCGCAGGCGGGTGCCAGCGGCGCTTTGCGCTCCGGCGCGGGGGCAGCGCCGGCCGATAGGACCGGGAGCACGGCAGCGGAGATCGCAACGGCGGCGGCAACGAACCTGGTCTGGTGTGAACGGATCATCGAGCTTCACCTTCTCTTGGGCGGAGGGCGGGCCGGATCGCTACAGATGGTTCATGCTCCGACCACTTTAGGTAAGGTGGTCCACCATATTGGTAAAGTCAAGAGCGGAGATTTCTTTT
Encoded here:
- a CDS encoding type II toxin-antitoxin system Phd/YefM family antitoxin, translated to MSIGVRELRDGLSRHLAEVRAGRVIVVTDHGKPIARIVPIDQPTALERLIEEGRVTPARHRRRSTPQPIKTAGTVSDLVADQRR
- a CDS encoding endonuclease, whose product is MPTIRPPRLFASFAVILALISFQVPPAASAATTATISVATAIQQQNGGVATVEGYVVGQPTATNTVVRSNFPSDYALALADSAGQTSTSAMLYVQIPTAFRASYGLKTNPSRLGTKITVTGTLTAYFTHPGMKDPTAFTGGGSGGGGTDDYYAGAAGKTGPALKAALHTIISSQTKLSYDQVWNALKSTDQDPGNTNNVILLYSGRSQSKTTNGGDANDWNREHVWPQSHGDFGTATGPGTDIHHLRPEDVTVNSVRGNKDFDLGGSAVAEAPGSLTDADSFEPRAAVKGDVARMILYMAVRYEGGDGWPNLEPNNIVGNGSAPAVGKLSVLKAWSAADPPDTFEKRRNQVIYDSFQHNRNPFIDHPEWVTSIWP
- a CDS encoding glycoside hydrolase family 16 protein; amino-acid sequence: MIRSHQTRFVAAAVAISAAVLPVLSAGAAPAPERKAPLAPACGALFDDFNYSSRTDPAFTGHDWSVRTNAGGPGVGGATWAASNVTFPTVDGQKVMQLRASTNGTAAGTTHSQVQQNRLRFREGTYATRFKFSDAPTTGADGDHVNQTFYAISPLDYDWEPTYSELDFSEYLPNGGWGETGPVNFVTSWNTYQADPFEGYRTSSRMPWSHNGWHYLVTTVADGHVKYYIDGTLVGDHTTDDQGRSVYPRRNMTLNYNHWLIDLEGHSGATSAYVQAADWVYYAKNETLTPAAAVARVNQFRSSGVRHSDTISC